The proteins below come from a single Oxyura jamaicensis isolate SHBP4307 breed ruddy duck chromosome 1, BPBGC_Ojam_1.0, whole genome shotgun sequence genomic window:
- the IFNG gene encoding interferon gamma codes for MTCQTYCLFVLSVIAIYFGCSGSALFLSQLQHDIDKLKADFNASNSDVADGNPVFIEKLKNWTERNEKKIILSQIVTLYLEMLKKTDMSKPHIKNLSEQLNTLRDTLSDDYKKFKDLVDLSNLQLTGLKIQRKAVSELFSVLQKLLETSTLKRKRSQSSKRCRC; via the exons ATGACTTGCCAGACCTACTGCTTGTTTGTTCTCTCTGTCATCGCCATTTATTTTGGATGTTCGGGAAGTGCTCTATTTCTTAGTCAACTTCAACATGACATAGACAAACTGAAAGCTGACTTT AACGCAAGTAATTCAGATGTAGCTGATGGCAATCCTGTTTTTatagagaaactgaaaaactggACAGAG agaaatgaaaagaagatCATACTGAGCCAGATTGTTACCCTGTACTTggaaatgttaaagaaaactgACATGTCAAAGCCACACATCAAAAACCTATCTGAGCAGCTCAATACTCTGAGAGACACCCTTTCTGATGACTATAAGAAGTTCAAAGACCTTGTGGACCTGTCAAACCTTCAG CTGACTGGCTTGAAAATCCAACGCAAGGCTGTGAGTGAGCTGTTCAGTGTCTTGCAGAAACTGCTGGAGACTTCGActctcaaaaggaaaaggagccaGTCTTCAAAGAGATGCAGATGTTAA